The following proteins come from a genomic window of Vallitaleaceae bacterium 9-2:
- a CDS encoding putative peptidoglycan glycosyltransferase FtsW, which yields MKRNKKNHKKYNRVFMSTPTEYSVIFVVLFLVVFGIIMVYSSSFYSSVSGDALEPYMKQTIYAVVGLIIMMIISRVQITFMNKFVVLGYLTTVFLLVAVLFVADNVKGAKRWIEIGNFNLQPSELAKFTIIVTLALFLTMFKKHLSEPKVLGLLGVIVLIPLALIAKEDLSTAVVFLAICGAMLFVAYRHIIKLFVFAIMLLVMSSGFVLLSSYRMGRIKTYLEGPWSDPEGVGRQIIQSLYAIGSGGLTGIGLGQSMQKMGYISEAHNDIIFAVICEELGLLGGVAIIGLYMVLIYRIAQISITAKSMEHYLIGVGVMTHIGIQAFINIGVAINLIPTTGMPLPFISYGGASIIMLLAEIGLVLNIARHNYIEAMIGE from the coding sequence ATGAAAAGAAATAAAAAGAACCATAAAAAATATAATCGTGTATTTATGAGTACACCAACAGAATATAGTGTTATTTTTGTCGTATTGTTCTTGGTAGTTTTTGGAATTATTATGGTTTATTCATCAAGTTTTTATTCCTCTGTATCCGGTGATGCACTAGAACCTTACATGAAGCAAACGATTTATGCTGTAGTTGGATTAATCATTATGATGATTATATCAAGGGTTCAAATTACTTTTATGAATAAGTTTGTTGTCTTAGGATATTTAACGACGGTCTTTTTACTTGTGGCAGTACTTTTTGTGGCGGACAATGTCAAAGGGGCAAAGCGATGGATAGAAATTGGTAATTTTAATCTTCAGCCATCAGAACTAGCTAAGTTTACAATTATTGTTACATTAGCACTGTTCTTAACAATGTTTAAAAAACATTTAAGTGAACCCAAAGTTTTAGGATTGCTTGGAGTAATTGTATTAATTCCTTTAGCCTTAATTGCAAAGGAAGACTTAAGTACAGCAGTTGTTTTTTTGGCTATATGTGGTGCGATGCTTTTTGTCGCATATAGGCATATCATTAAGTTGTTTGTATTTGCGATTATGTTACTTGTAATGAGTAGTGGTTTTGTACTTTTGTCGTCTTATCGTATGGGACGGATTAAAACATACTTAGAAGGCCCGTGGTCAGATCCGGAAGGTGTAGGACGCCAAATCATTCAGTCGCTATATGCGATTGGCTCTGGAGGACTAACAGGAATTGGCTTAGGACAAAGTATGCAAAAGATGGGCTATATATCTGAAGCGCACAACGATATTATCTTTGCAGTCATTTGTGAAGAATTAGGCCTTTTAGGAGGCGTGGCAATCATCGGTCTGTATATGGTTCTTATCTATCGCATTGCCCAGATATCGATTACAGCCAAATCAATGGAACATTATTTGATTGGGGTTGGAGTCATGACACATATAGGGATACAGGCGTTTATTAATATCGGGGTTGCGATTAACTTAATTCCAACAACGGGAATGCCTTTACCATTTATTAGTTATGGAGGGGCTTCAATAATTATGCTGCTCGCTGAAATAGGGCTAGTTCTTAATATAGCGCGACATAATTATATCGAAGCAATGATTGGAGAGTGA
- the rsmH gene encoding 16S rRNA (cytosine(1402)-N(4))-methyltransferase RsmH, with protein MEFKHISVLLDECIEGLKIKENGVYVDGTLGGAGHASEIAKRLSKEGVFIGFDQDLDAIATSSKKFDSMQCRVELVHSNYEAMRSELERLDISGVDGILLDLGVSSYQLDTPERGFSYMQDAPLDMRMNQTLTTTAKDVVNTYSEKELTRVLKVYGEERFASRIVKKIIATRELKPIETTKELVQIIDGCIPTKYKINYGHPAKRTFQALRIEVNRELEVLENTLSDMIDLLKPNGRLCVITFHSLEDRIVKHIFKDNEDPCTCPKDFPVCVCGLKPKGKMKPRKPILPSEEEMEHNSRSKSAKLRIFERVGE; from the coding sequence ATGGAATTTAAACACATATCAGTGTTATTAGATGAATGTATAGAAGGTTTAAAAATAAAAGAAAATGGAGTCTATGTAGATGGAACCTTGGGAGGTGCCGGACATGCAAGTGAAATTGCAAAACGCCTTTCAAAAGAAGGGGTTTTCATTGGATTTGATCAAGACTTAGATGCAATTGCCACATCATCGAAAAAATTTGATTCGATGCAATGTCGGGTGGAGTTGGTCCATTCAAACTATGAAGCAATGCGTTCAGAATTGGAGCGACTGGACATTAGCGGGGTAGATGGCATATTACTTGATTTAGGGGTATCCTCCTATCAATTGGACACACCAGAGCGAGGGTTTTCCTATATGCAGGATGCACCATTGGATATGCGGATGAATCAGACGTTAACAACGACAGCAAAAGATGTCGTTAATACCTATAGTGAAAAAGAGTTGACGCGGGTTCTAAAAGTGTATGGCGAGGAGCGATTTGCATCTAGAATTGTAAAGAAAATCATCGCAACGCGAGAGCTAAAGCCTATAGAAACGACAAAAGAACTTGTACAAATTATTGACGGATGTATTCCGACAAAATATAAAATCAATTATGGGCATCCAGCAAAAAGAACGTTCCAAGCACTTCGTATTGAGGTTAACCGTGAACTCGAAGTTCTAGAGAACACTCTATCTGACATGATTGATTTGTTAAAACCAAATGGACGACTATGTGTGATTACATTTCACTCCTTAGAAGATCGCATCGTAAAACATATTTTTAAAGACAATGAGGATCCTTGTACCTGCCCCAAAGATTTCCCGGTTTGTGTTTGTGGCTTAAAGCCAAAAGGGAAGATGAAACCAAGAAAACCGATATTGCCTTCAGAAGAAGAAATGGAGCATAATTCTCGGTCAAAAAGTGCAAAGCTAAGAATATTTGAAAGAGTAGGTGAATAA
- a CDS encoding septum formation initiator family protein — MGERKKNYSYAYRTIGSNAVQVVQEEEVVEKKVRRKQVSNKTDAIYLEEPKRQISADSINRLCTFVVAFVIIATLGVCVTYLETQLNINRLNAEIDKVKTQISKVTNENNQLEQDIDSMVDLDQVYQEATNRLGMRLPGPSEVYYISYEPVSYTTKYKQIEKKSENVTMGQVLGHIFKVGE; from the coding sequence GTGGGGGAAAGGAAAAAAAATTATTCATATGCATATCGCACAATAGGTAGTAATGCTGTACAAGTTGTTCAGGAAGAGGAAGTTGTAGAAAAAAAAGTAAGACGAAAGCAAGTGTCGAATAAAACAGATGCAATCTACTTAGAAGAGCCTAAACGTCAGATTTCTGCTGACTCAATCAATCGTCTCTGTACTTTTGTTGTTGCTTTTGTTATAATTGCAACGTTAGGTGTATGTGTAACCTATCTTGAGACACAACTAAACATTAATCGATTGAATGCTGAAATCGATAAAGTTAAAACACAAATTTCAAAAGTAACAAATGAGAATAATCAATTGGAACAAGATATTGATAGTATGGTCGATTTGGATCAAGTCTATCAAGAAGCAACGAATCGTTTAGGTATGCGCTTACCAGGTCCGAGTGAAGTGTATTATATCAGTTATGAACCTGTAAGCTATACAACAAAATATAAACAAATTGAAAAAAAATCAGAAAATGTGACGATGGGACAAGTGCTAGGGCATATTTTCAAAGTTGGTGAATAA
- a CDS encoding UDP-N-acetylmuramoyl-L-alanyl-D-glutamate--2,6-diaminopimelate ligase, which produces MKLKGLLEGQKYRVIQGDINCNVKGIQNDSRKIEKGFVFVAIKGFEQDGHVYIGQSIINGASAIVLEDVSLYDGEIAQEVTVVQVDNARKVLSSMATHFFNHPSSQFKLCGVTGTNGKTSTVFLINNILEYIGRKTGLIGTILNKIGNESFETERTTPESIEVKRLFKQMADANVQDVIMEVSSHALDLYRVAYTQFDVAVFTNLTLDHLDYHKTMENYRDAKMKLFTMAKTGVINIDDEAGRYILKHSTCSQHITYSILDPSAVLYASNIKNHLSGVEFILNYNQKIYPVNLQTPGDFSVYNGLAAIGAALSLGVQIEEILNALAQNSRIKGRFETIESPKGYNAIVDYAHAPDGLENVLKSMKGFAPKRVITVFGCGGDRDRSKRPIMGEIGGRYSDYCIITSDNPRTEDPECILDEVEEGISKTTCPYLRIVDRRAAIQKALSIAEPKDLILVAGKGHEDYQIIGKEKIHFDDAEEIKKYIKENEDVN; this is translated from the coding sequence ATGAAACTAAAAGGATTGCTAGAAGGACAAAAATATAGAGTTATACAAGGCGATATTAATTGCAATGTCAAAGGAATACAAAATGATTCAAGAAAAATTGAAAAGGGATTTGTCTTTGTTGCTATAAAAGGATTTGAGCAAGATGGGCATGTCTATATTGGCCAAAGCATTATAAATGGTGCGAGTGCAATCGTATTAGAAGATGTATCACTCTATGATGGAGAGATTGCCCAGGAAGTGACAGTGGTGCAAGTTGATAATGCACGAAAAGTACTATCATCAATGGCAACGCATTTTTTTAATCATCCCTCATCACAATTTAAGTTATGTGGTGTTACAGGAACAAACGGCAAGACGTCAACCGTATTTTTGATTAATAATATATTGGAATATATTGGAAGAAAAACAGGGTTGATTGGTACGATATTGAACAAAATAGGTAATGAAAGTTTTGAAACGGAACGTACGACGCCGGAATCCATAGAAGTAAAACGGTTATTTAAGCAGATGGCGGATGCAAATGTTCAAGATGTAATTATGGAGGTGTCCTCCCACGCGCTTGACTTATATCGTGTGGCGTATACACAGTTTGATGTGGCGGTTTTTACGAATTTGACATTAGACCACTTGGACTATCATAAGACAATGGAAAATTATCGCGATGCAAAAATGAAGCTTTTTACTATGGCTAAAACCGGTGTCATCAATATTGATGATGAGGCGGGACGCTATATTTTGAAGCATTCAACATGTTCGCAGCATATCACATATAGTATACTAGATCCTAGTGCTGTCTTATATGCTTCCAATATCAAGAATCATCTATCTGGAGTAGAATTCATATTAAACTATAATCAAAAAATATATCCGGTGAACTTGCAGACACCTGGAGACTTTAGTGTCTATAATGGATTGGCTGCCATTGGTGCTGCCTTGAGCTTGGGTGTCCAAATAGAAGAGATTCTTAATGCGTTGGCGCAAAATAGTCGTATAAAAGGTCGGTTTGAAACCATCGAATCTCCAAAGGGATATAATGCAATTGTAGATTATGCACATGCACCGGATGGTCTTGAGAATGTACTAAAATCCATGAAAGGATTTGCTCCTAAGCGGGTTATTACAGTGTTTGGGTGTGGAGGCGATAGAGACAGGTCAAAGCGTCCGATTATGGGAGAAATTGGAGGACGATATTCGGATTATTGTATTATAACATCGGATAATCCAAGAACAGAAGATCCGGAATGCATTCTTGACGAAGTTGAGGAGGGTATATCAAAGACAACGTGTCCGTATCTAAGAATTGTTGACCGAAGAGCAGCTATCCAGAAGGCGCTTTCTATTGCAGAGCCCAAGGATTTGATATTGGTTGCAGGAAAAGGTCATGAAGATTATCAAATCATTGGCAAAGAAAAAATTCATTTTGACGATGCAGAAGAAATAAAAAAATATATCAAGGAGAATGAAGATGTCAACTAA
- the ftsZ gene encoding cell division protein FtsZ: MLEIKANETNTAAKIIVVGIGGGGNNAVNRMIEGSLEGVDFVAINTDAQALQASKAPVKIQIGEKLTRGLGAGAKPEIGLKAAEESRDELADMIKDADMVFITAGMGGGTGTGAAPVVASIAREMDILTVGVVTKPFVFEGKARMTNATMGIEELKRFVDTLIVIPNQKLLSVIDRRTTMRDAFKKADEVLQQGVQGISDLIYTPGIINLDFADVATVMSNKGVAHIGVGHAHGDNKAEDAAKLAISSPLLETTIDGARHMLINISGDSNMSMFDANDAIQLIQEAAGNNANVIYGQSIDDSLEDQIIVTVIATGFEETDEETPVAVQPSQSAAQVEEKEVATEPEQTEQADQTTVENTNEQEVPKPSKPTVSNTYDRIEIPEFLQKRKKF; this comes from the coding sequence TTGTTGGAAATTAAAGCAAATGAAACAAATACAGCAGCAAAGATTATAGTCGTAGGTATAGGTGGCGGCGGAAACAATGCAGTTAATCGAATGATTGAAGGAAGTTTGGAAGGTGTGGACTTTGTTGCAATTAATACAGATGCCCAAGCATTGCAGGCTTCAAAAGCACCTGTAAAAATTCAAATTGGAGAAAAATTAACTCGCGGATTGGGTGCGGGAGCAAAACCTGAAATTGGTTTAAAGGCAGCAGAAGAAAGCCGTGATGAATTAGCGGATATGATAAAAGATGCAGATATGGTTTTTATTACAGCAGGAATGGGTGGCGGAACAGGTACAGGAGCGGCTCCGGTTGTTGCGTCAATTGCTAGAGAGATGGATATATTAACTGTTGGTGTTGTCACAAAGCCTTTTGTATTTGAAGGTAAGGCGCGTATGACCAATGCAACAATGGGTATCGAGGAATTAAAGCGATTCGTGGATACACTTATTGTCATTCCAAATCAAAAGCTGTTAAGCGTCATTGATCGACGAACCACTATGCGTGATGCATTTAAGAAGGCAGATGAAGTTTTACAACAAGGTGTCCAAGGGATTTCTGACCTTATATATACTCCGGGTATTATTAACCTTGACTTTGCAGACGTTGCAACGGTTATGAGCAATAAAGGCGTCGCACACATTGGTGTAGGTCATGCCCATGGAGACAATAAAGCAGAAGATGCAGCGAAGCTGGCGATTTCAAGTCCGCTTCTTGAGACGACCATTGATGGTGCACGACATATGCTTATTAATATTAGTGGAGATTCAAACATGTCGATGTTTGATGCTAATGATGCAATACAACTTATCCAAGAGGCGGCAGGCAACAATGCTAACGTTATCTATGGACAAAGTATTGATGATTCGTTAGAAGATCAAATCATTGTTACTGTTATTGCAACTGGATTTGAAGAGACAGATGAGGAGACGCCAGTGGCAGTCCAACCAAGTCAAAGCGCCGCACAAGTTGAAGAAAAAGAAGTGGCAACAGAGCCAGAACAGACAGAGCAAGCAGATCAAACAACGGTAGAAAACACTAACGAACAAGAGGTGCCAAAGCCATCAAAGCCTACAGTAAGCAATACTTATGATCGAATAGAGATACCTGAATTCTTGCAAAAACGCAAAAAGTTCTAG
- a CDS encoding penicillin-binding transpeptidase domain-containing protein — protein sequence MLEKSEKGMKRKGMFLFIAFILGFIALIGQLTYIVFVEGKNYNLAVLQNVARREGSVTLNDKRGRILDRNGIVFAESVATYDLIFDARLLSGQEEETVEKTIQYLNDHLGFSKAELRQKLIDNSHNSYDIIGKGYSYNQFKQIKEDIDTYKVIGIFYREHYERNYPYPTIASDIIGFVNNDFSGAYGIELEYDKFLKGDPGRMYGSVGDDNMVEVNEVPAVNGDDVTLTIDYTIQKHIKDAINTFREDMDATFVQVIVMNPNTGEIYGMVNDPDFSLENPYDLTAYYEPDILEVMTQEEKSVALNNLWKNESITNAYEPGSTFKPFVFAAALEEQKTTLDQTYECNGYLQVADRRINCWKTGGHGTQTIAQGLENSCNVVFMHLGEQLGRDLFYKYQHMFGFGAVTNIDLNGETSARNLIHKVENLNQVELATSAFGQTFGITPLQLITGFSSLINGGKLYEPHLVKNIQNEQQIVETHQPKLVRQVISEEVAEITKYALAGVVNEGTGRKASIAGYEIGGKTGTAETLGRDDQHYIVSFIGFAPIENPEVITLVVVDEPKSSVINSRFSASIFVDVMEDVMPYLHIFKEVEQPVEEETNITDEVDTSITSE from the coding sequence GTGTTAGAAAAAAGTGAAAAAGGAATGAAAAGAAAGGGTATGTTTCTTTTCATTGCCTTTATTTTAGGGTTTATAGCTTTAATTGGTCAGTTGACGTATATAGTGTTTGTCGAAGGAAAAAATTATAATCTCGCTGTTTTGCAAAATGTTGCTAGGCGAGAAGGTAGTGTTACTTTAAATGATAAACGAGGGCGTATTCTTGATCGCAATGGAATTGTCTTTGCAGAATCTGTGGCTACCTATGATTTAATATTCGATGCCCGATTGCTCAGTGGACAAGAGGAAGAGACGGTTGAAAAAACGATTCAATATCTTAATGATCATCTTGGATTTTCTAAAGCAGAGTTAAGGCAAAAATTAATAGATAATAGTCATAATAGCTATGATATTATAGGAAAAGGTTATAGTTATAATCAATTTAAACAGATCAAGGAAGATATAGATACGTATAAGGTGATCGGTATTTTTTATCGAGAACATTATGAGCGTAATTATCCCTATCCAACAATTGCATCAGATATTATTGGTTTTGTGAACAATGATTTTTCAGGAGCATATGGGATTGAACTTGAGTATGACAAGTTTTTAAAAGGTGACCCAGGTCGAATGTATGGCTCTGTGGGAGATGACAACATGGTCGAAGTGAATGAGGTTCCGGCAGTTAATGGGGATGATGTCACGCTAACGATTGATTATACGATTCAAAAGCATATTAAAGATGCTATTAATACCTTTAGGGAAGATATGGATGCAACGTTTGTCCAAGTTATTGTCATGAATCCAAATACCGGAGAGATTTATGGGATGGTCAATGATCCGGATTTTAGTTTGGAAAATCCATATGATTTGACAGCATATTATGAACCGGATATTTTAGAAGTGATGACCCAAGAAGAAAAGTCAGTAGCATTAAACAACTTATGGAAGAATGAATCCATTACCAATGCATATGAACCTGGAAGTACTTTCAAACCATTTGTTTTTGCTGCGGCGCTTGAGGAACAAAAAACAACCTTAGATCAGACGTATGAGTGTAATGGTTATTTACAGGTAGCAGACCGTAGAATAAATTGTTGGAAAACCGGAGGACACGGAACACAAACCATTGCTCAAGGTCTCGAAAATTCTTGTAACGTTGTGTTTATGCATTTGGGCGAGCAATTGGGACGCGATCTTTTTTATAAGTATCAGCATATGTTTGGCTTTGGAGCGGTGACCAATATTGATCTTAATGGAGAAACATCGGCCAGAAATTTGATTCATAAAGTTGAGAATCTAAATCAAGTTGAATTGGCAACCAGTGCCTTTGGTCAGACTTTTGGAATTACACCGTTACAATTGATTACAGGGTTTTCATCGTTGATTAATGGTGGAAAGTTATATGAACCGCATTTAGTTAAGAATATTCAAAATGAACAGCAGATTGTTGAGACCCATCAGCCAAAACTTGTTCGTCAAGTTATCAGTGAAGAAGTGGCGGAGATTACAAAGTATGCGTTGGCAGGCGTTGTTAATGAAGGTACTGGTCGTAAGGCATCCATCGCAGGCTATGAAATTGGAGGAAAGACAGGAACAGCGGAGACATTAGGACGCGATGATCAACATTATATAGTTTCTTTTATTGGATTTGCACCAATAGAAAATCCAGAGGTTATTACACTTGTTGTTGTGGATGAACCCAAATCGAGTGTTATTAATTCACGCTTTTCTGCGAGTATTTTTGTTGACGTCATGGAAGATGTCATGCCTTACCTACATATTTTTAAAGAGGTTGAACAACCTGTAGAAGAGGAGACAAATATAACAGATGAGGTAGATACTTCAATTACATCAGAATAG
- the nrdR gene encoding transcriptional regulator NrdR has product MRCPYCNSDAIRVIDSRPSEEQNAIRRRRHCEECDRRFTTYETIESAPLIVIKKDRSREPYSRDKILSGLIRSCHKRPISMSQIDAVIDAIENNLYNTMKKEVDSAYIGELVMEQLRKLDQVAYVRFASIYREFQDINTFVNEINKMITEE; this is encoded by the coding sequence ATGAGATGTCCATATTGTAACAGTGATGCGATAAGGGTGATTGATTCAAGACCTTCTGAAGAACAAAATGCGATACGCAGGCGTCGACATTGTGAAGAATGTGATCGAAGGTTCACAACATATGAAACCATTGAAAGCGCTCCGCTAATTGTTATCAAAAAAGACCGTTCACGGGAACCATATTCTCGAGATAAGATATTGTCTGGACTGATTCGTTCATGCCACAAACGTCCTATTTCGATGTCACAAATTGACGCAGTTATCGATGCGATAGAAAATAACTTATATAATACGATGAAAAAAGAAGTCGACAGTGCATATATCGGCGAGCTTGTAATGGAACAATTGCGAAAGCTTGATCAAGTAGCCTATGTACGATTTGCGTCTATTTATCGTGAGTTTCAAGATATCAATACTTTTGTTAATGAAATCAATAAAATGATTACAGAAGAATAA
- the mraY gene encoding phospho-N-acetylmuramoyl-pentapeptide-transferase, whose translation MSTNWIIPLMLTFVITAIIGPRLLPILKRLKFGQHVRDDGPQTHLKKQGTPTMGGVIFIIGIVIAAFIWGRQNGEMLIVLLTMLSFGIIGFLDDWLKIKKRQSEGLSARQKFGLQVIVALAYLFIGLKTKLLTTVIIIPFVYGYELNLGLFFIPIMLVVILGTVNGVNLTDGLDGLATSVTSVISFFFVLAAIILETNQELMPAIVTGALIAFLLYNTYPAKVFMGDTGSLALGGFVAAMAISLRIPLFILLFGVIYLIESLSVIIQVGYYKKHKKRIFKMAPIHHHFELSGMAETQVVTYFTIITVIMSLVALLAI comes from the coding sequence ATGTCAACTAATTGGATAATTCCCCTTATGTTAACCTTTGTCATTACAGCAATCATTGGCCCAAGGTTGCTCCCGATTTTAAAACGCTTAAAATTTGGACAACATGTTCGAGATGATGGTCCACAAACACATCTGAAAAAGCAAGGGACGCCAACGATGGGAGGCGTTATTTTCATTATCGGTATCGTGATTGCTGCTTTTATATGGGGTAGACAGAACGGGGAAATGCTTATTGTACTATTAACGATGCTTTCCTTTGGCATTATAGGTTTTCTTGATGATTGGTTAAAAATAAAAAAACGACAATCCGAAGGTTTGTCAGCAAGACAAAAATTTGGTTTACAAGTTATTGTAGCACTTGCTTATTTATTTATCGGACTAAAAACAAAGTTGCTGACAACGGTAATTATTATACCTTTTGTATATGGTTATGAACTTAACCTAGGGCTGTTTTTTATTCCTATCATGCTTGTTGTAATTTTAGGGACAGTTAATGGAGTTAATTTGACCGATGGATTAGATGGATTGGCGACTTCGGTGACAAGTGTCATTAGTTTCTTCTTTGTGTTGGCGGCTATTATTTTAGAAACCAACCAAGAGCTTATGCCGGCTATTGTTACAGGAGCTTTAATTGCCTTTTTGCTTTATAATACATATCCGGCAAAAGTGTTTATGGGGGACACAGGTTCTCTTGCTTTAGGAGGGTTTGTAGCAGCAATGGCAATTAGCTTGAGAATACCGCTATTTATTTTACTCTTTGGAGTTATCTATCTAATCGAATCACTCTCTGTAATTATTCAGGTGGGATATTATAAAAAACATAAAAAACGTATTTTTAAAATGGCGCCGATCCATCATCACTTTGAATTAAGTGGTATGGCAGAGACACAAGTTGTAACATATTTTACCATTATCACGGTGATCATGTCACTGGTCGCACTATTGGCAATATAG
- the lgt gene encoding prolipoprotein diacylglyceryl transferase, protein MNTKSPDIVFPNLGIEIQHIDPIAFTIFNIDVYWYGIIIITGVIAGLLLARYRAKKNGEDPEIYSDFLLYALISAIIGARLYYVAFAWEDYKDNLMDIFATREGGLAIYGGIIGAAIALVVYTRIKKISFAQMADTAVPGLALGQMIGRIGNFINMEAFGGYTDSVFAMALKASKAKIPASMVEHIGPLTGYEGNYLQVQPTFAYESLWNLGVVIFLMLYTKHKKFEGEILAMYFLLYGLGRSWIEGLRTDQLLIGSTNIAASQVLSIVLVIASAVFIVYKRKKVNI, encoded by the coding sequence ATGAATACAAAGAGCCCGGACATAGTGTTTCCTAATTTGGGAATAGAGATTCAACATATAGACCCGATTGCATTTACAATTTTTAATATTGATGTATATTGGTATGGCATCATTATTATCACCGGTGTTATTGCAGGGTTGCTCTTGGCAAGGTACCGTGCAAAAAAAAATGGAGAAGACCCTGAAATATACAGTGATTTTTTATTGTATGCTTTAATTAGTGCTATTATTGGTGCGAGATTATATTATGTTGCATTTGCGTGGGAAGATTATAAAGATAATTTAATGGATATTTTTGCCACACGAGAGGGCGGTCTTGCAATTTATGGAGGTATTATTGGTGCGGCAATCGCACTTGTCGTATATACACGTATAAAAAAAATCAGCTTTGCGCAGATGGCGGATACAGCAGTACCAGGTTTAGCTTTGGGGCAAATGATTGGGCGTATCGGGAACTTCATAAATATGGAAGCCTTTGGTGGCTATACAGATTCAGTATTTGCCATGGCTTTAAAAGCTAGTAAGGCGAAGATTCCTGCATCTATGGTAGAACATATTGGTCCCTTGACAGGATATGAAGGAAATTATTTGCAAGTGCAACCGACATTTGCTTATGAGTCGCTTTGGAACTTGGGTGTAGTTATTTTCTTGATGTTATACACAAAACATAAAAAATTTGAAGGGGAAATATTAGCGATGTATTTCTTGCTGTATGGATTGGGCAGAAGTTGGATTGAAGGGCTTCGAACAGACCAATTATTGATTGGAAGTACGAACATAGCCGCATCCCAAGTACTATCAATTGTTTTGGTGATTGCCAGTGCGGTTTTTATTGTATATAAAAGAAAGAAAGTTAACATATAG
- the mraZ gene encoding division/cell wall cluster transcriptional repressor MraZ, translating to MFNGEYSHSIDSKGRITMPAKFREELGEECVVARGFEGCLSVYPIQEWEKLTNFLMSASEFQKEIRLMRRAILATAISCSYDKQGRILISNELRSRGNLTKEVMIVGVGPKIELWDKETWEEFNDISDDDLSALAEGILNGNRSRDGGI from the coding sequence ATGTTCAACGGTGAATATAGCCATTCTATTGATAGCAAGGGGCGTATTACGATGCCGGCAAAGTTTCGTGAAGAACTTGGTGAAGAATGTGTTGTTGCCAGAGGATTTGAAGGGTGTCTAAGTGTTTATCCAATACAAGAGTGGGAAAAATTAACAAACTTTTTAATGAGTGCTTCTGAGTTTCAAAAAGAAATTCGTCTGATGCGTCGAGCGATACTAGCGACGGCGATTTCTTGCTCATATGATAAGCAAGGACGGATTTTGATTAGTAATGAGCTGCGTTCTAGAGGAAATCTAACAAAGGAAGTAATGATCGTCGGTGTTGGACCTAAGATTGAACTATGGGATAAAGAGACATGGGAAGAGTTTAATGATATTAGCGACGATGACTTGTCTGCACTTGCAGAAGGAATATTAAATGGAAATCGATCCAGGGACGGAGGCATTTAA